In Primulina eburnea isolate SZY01 chromosome 3, ASM2296580v1, whole genome shotgun sequence, one DNA window encodes the following:
- the LOC140825967 gene encoding uncharacterized protein, with protein sequence MRWLLLTFLLFSTCLISEAPGKETRKLMMTHNVSTTTTAKNSKNQANKSLDPNSDTDSPSKSKGSEEDGHLFVKSSSISEQRHSSTSTDGQEKLDIVEMDYTLARRKPHIHN encoded by the exons ATGAGGTGGTTGCTGCTGACATTTTTGCTATTTTCGACATGTTTAATCTCTGAAGCACCAG GAAAGGAAACTAGAAAACTCATGATGACCCATAATGTTAGCACGACCACAACTGCTAAG AATTCCAAGAACCAAGCAAATAAATCCCTTGATCCCAATTCGGATACCGATTCACCAAGCAAATCGAAAGGGAGCGAAGAAGACGGGCATCTCTTCGTGAAATCGTCATCAATATCAGAGCAACGACATTCTTCCACAAGTACCGATGGCCAGGAGAAGCTAGACATAGTTGAAATGGATTATACTCTCGCAAGAAGAAAACCTCATATCCACAACTAA
- the LOC140828707 gene encoding uncharacterized protein — MAAYSARKSSSPVLRSTPPTNRQFSSRTPSFRPTSQAISFFLDRPVSPNHRISLSPPAVQKRTCMCSPTNHPGSFRCSLHKSGLSNSSASRNSKSTSYGSSTRLSMRRSAMTNSLVRIGTVEGDLVRRALASLIRPSSHQQRRRGQFKPCASRLSHMSR, encoded by the coding sequence ATGGCAGCTTATTCTGCTCGGAAATCCAGCAGCCCGGTTCTCCGGTCGACCCCACCGACAAACCGGCAATTCTCCTCCCGTACGCCGTCGTTTCGCCCGACATCCCAAGCCATTAGCTTCTTCCTGGACCGACCCGTTTCCCCGAACCACCGCATCTCCTTGTCTCCCCCTGCGGTTCAGAAGAGGACGTGTATGTGCTCGCCGACGAACCACCCCGGTTCGTTCCGTTGCAGCCTGCACAAATCCGGGTTGAGCAACAGCAGTGCTTCGAGGAACTCGAAATCGACGTCGTACGGGAGCTCGACCAGGCTGAGCATGAGGCGCTCCGCCATGACTAACTCTCTGGTCCGAATCGGAACCGTGGAAGGGGATTTGGTGAGGAGAGCCCTCGCGTCTTTGATCCGGCCGTCGTCGCATCAGCAGCGGCGCCGTGGCCAGTTCAAGCCGTGCGCTAGCCGCCTCTCCCACATGTCCCGATAA
- the LOC140828159 gene encoding protein CHLORORESPIRATORY REDUCTION 6, chloroplastic-like yields the protein MACIRPLYPHSCPLKQPIPSSSTPPFFQFKSTFSTQPQRLVSLSVSFNPSGSYDLPLFDDENDTSRAPPPMPPTEGRYEVVIDNDIIARLDLSPFHDATGITSPETANPKDYLERSIGFTINFVREDGSDPRELSEFPEIRLWFVRLDAMYPWLPVVLDWRAGELARYAAMLVPHQMSMRTGIVFNPEALELFVVNKVFVAYLWLKEHGIPKPRLKAKDMSRMLGFGIGDDLFDLVDGQTTNQISPSK from the exons ATGGCTTGCATAAGACCTCTTTATCCACATTCTTGTCCACTCAAACAGCCCATTCCCTCTTCCTCAACTCCGCCATTTTTTCAGTTCAAATCAACCTTCAGTACCCAACCTCAAAGGCTCGTTTCACTTTCGGTCTCATTCAATCCTTCTGGGAGCTATGATCTCCCCTTGTTCGACGATGAAAATG ATACATCAAGAGCACCTCCTCCAATGCCCCCGACGGAGGGGCGGTATGAGGTAGTAATCGACAATGATATCATCGCTCGGCTCGACTTATCCCCGTTTCATGATGCCACCGGGATAACGTCCCCCGAAACGG CAAATCCAAAGGATTATCTAGAACGTAGCATCGGATTTACGATTAATTTCGTTAGAGAAGATGGAAGTGATCCACGAGAACTGTCTGAATTCCCTGAAATAAGGCTATGGTTTGTAAGATTGGATGCTATGTACCCATGGCTCCCTGTTGTCTTGGACTGGAGAGCAGGAGAGCTTGCACGCTATGCTGCCATGCTTGTACCTCACCAG ATGAGTATGAGAACAGGGATAGTATTCAACCCAGAGGCGCTCGAATTATTCGTGGTGAATAAAGTGTTTGTCGCCTACTTGTGGTTGAAGGAGCACGGCATTCCTAAGCCGAGATTGAAGGCTAAAGACATGTCGAGGATGCTTGGTTTTGGGATTGGAGATGATCTCTTTGATTTGGTTGATGGCCAAACCACCAACCAAATAAGCCCCTcgaaataa